One Ignavibacterium sp. DNA segment encodes these proteins:
- a CDS encoding PorV/PorQ family protein yields MKRFILLFSFIFAVSLAGQTKVGSTASPFLNIGVGPRASAMGGAFVATANDISALYWNPAGASRLESNEAMFTHLSWFADINYNWAGSMLKIGDMGVVGLSVGYLDYGDLEVTTMTEPDGTGEFFTPHDMFFSLTYAYNLTDRFSIGANFKYINQKIWNSTANGFAVDLGVLFLSDIYGLRIGAAITNFGTDMQLDGKDLFVQYDINSQIYGNNDQILAKLNTDSYPIPLTFKVGIAMDVVDIENHKVTLAVDAYHPNDNAESLNLGIEYSVFDVISLRGGYKSLYLDNSEEGLTFGVGLKYDITPTLGLVFDYAYQDFGVLEYTQQFAFGIKF; encoded by the coding sequence ATGAAAAGATTTATTTTATTATTTAGTTTTATTTTTGCAGTAAGCTTAGCCGGTCAAACAAAAGTTGGATCAACTGCTTCACCATTCTTAAACATAGGTGTTGGTCCAAGGGCTTCTGCAATGGGTGGAGCATTTGTTGCAACTGCAAATGACATTTCAGCTCTTTACTGGAATCCTGCCGGTGCATCAAGACTTGAATCAAATGAGGCAATGTTTACACATTTATCATGGTTTGCTGATATTAATTATAACTGGGCTGGTTCAATGCTCAAAATTGGTGATATGGGGGTTGTCGGATTAAGCGTTGGTTATCTTGATTATGGCGATCTTGAAGTTACCACAATGACAGAGCCTGATGGAACAGGTGAGTTTTTTACGCCTCACGATATGTTCTTTTCTTTAACTTATGCATATAATTTAACTGATAGGTTTTCTATCGGAGCTAACTTTAAATATATTAATCAAAAAATCTGGAATTCAACAGCTAATGGTTTTGCAGTTGATCTTGGGGTATTATTCTTATCTGATATCTACGGATTAAGGATTGGTGCTGCTATAACTAACTTTGGAACTGATATGCAGCTTGATGGAAAAGATCTTTTTGTTCAGTATGATATTAATTCTCAGATATATGGCAATAATGATCAGATACTTGCAAAGCTTAACACTGATTCTTATCCGATTCCACTGACATTTAAAGTAGGTATAGCAATGGATGTTGTTGATATCGAAAACCATAAGGTTACATTAGCTGTCGATGCATATCATCCTAATGATAATGCCGAATCACTTAATCTCGGTATTGAGTATTCTGTTTTTGATGTAATATCATTGAGGGGCGGTTATAAATCTTTATATCTTGATAATTCTGAAGAGGGTTTAACTTTCGGCGTTGGACTTAAATACGATATTACGCCCACACTCGGTTTAGTGTTTGATTATGCATACCAGGATTTTGGAGTACTTGAATATACTCAACAATTTGCTTTTGGTATTAAATTTTAA
- a CDS encoding glycosyltransferase has translation MNKTSVIAAFYNNIKYLKLILAGFERQTEKGFEFIIADDGSKEEVVKEIERISSNYSFRIKHVWHPDKGFRKNKILNQAILVSESEHLIFIDSDCVPHSKFVEEHLGESSANTVCTGRRVNLSQKITSLLTEDKIKEGFLESNNILLLEDALFGKSNYVEKGFYFENKFLRKLLNKKVRGLLGCNFSLFKKDMLAINGFDERYEAPSIGEDSDVQFRLELNGIKVKSLNHIAVQYHLYHKLQERLQKNLDLFDEIKKTELSFTKHGLIKE, from the coding sequence ATGAATAAGACTTCTGTTATTGCCGCATTTTATAATAACATAAAGTATTTAAAACTTATTCTTGCCGGATTTGAAAGACAAACCGAAAAAGGATTTGAATTTATAATTGCTGATGACGGCTCAAAGGAAGAAGTTGTTAAAGAGATTGAACGCATTTCCTCCAATTATTCTTTTCGGATTAAACATGTCTGGCATCCTGATAAAGGATTCAGAAAAAACAAAATTCTTAATCAGGCGATTCTTGTTTCCGAATCAGAACATTTGATTTTTATTGATTCCGATTGTGTACCGCACTCTAAATTTGTAGAAGAACATTTAGGAGAAAGCTCTGCAAACACAGTTTGTACTGGCAGAAGAGTTAATCTCTCCCAAAAGATAACAAGCTTATTAACAGAAGATAAGATCAAAGAAGGGTTTCTTGAATCAAATAATATTTTACTGCTCGAAGATGCTCTGTTTGGTAAATCCAATTATGTTGAAAAAGGATTTTATTTTGAAAATAAGTTTTTAAGAAAACTATTAAATAAAAAAGTGCGCGGACTTCTCGGCTGTAATTTTTCCCTCTTCAAAAAAGATATGCTTGCGATAAACGGTTTTGATGAACGTTATGAAGCTCCCTCGATTGGAGAAGATTCCGATGTGCAATTCAGATTGGAATTAAACGGCATAAAAGTAAAATCACTAAATCATATCGCTGTTCAATATCATCTTTATCATAAACTTCAGGAAAGACTACAAAAAAATCTTGACTTGTTTGACGAAATTAAAAAGACTGAACTATCCTTTACAAAGCATGGATTAATAAAGGAGTAG
- a CDS encoding T9SS type A sorting domain-containing protein, translating to MKKLFGLFFFMLLANFALAQTVEFQVDMGVQASKGQFTIGDPVKIAGNFNGWNNGADVMTDTDGDTIYTITKTFNVGDTLFFKFIKGADGWESVNNREYIVPAGSSIFSAYFNDDNQYAVPDSIDVTFSCNMEFEIVSGRFNPATDTLSVRGSFNGWGSNSLLFQSLTDPNIYEGTFRLFTFEGEVFSYKFAYIGTTGTTWENDPNKTYTVTGDDMSFGAAFISRTFNDATLSTVTNFAVTIKFTVNMAGAVSAINQQPFTSIDDVRLCGANAPLQWPDGGWPNADSTKTIKLYDNGTNGDVTAGDNIWSRDVTFPQYSPLRIQYKYGANWGLPSNQGGNDNENGVGADHFINLTSNMISATVENVFGTMGDHDLVNVVTDVRDLQNGTPVTYELSQNYPNPFNPTTMIRFAIPQEGMVNVKVFNTLGQEVATLVNEYRTAGNYEVDFNASSLTSGVYFYTITSNNFTLTKKMMLLK from the coding sequence ATGAAAAAATTATTCGGGTTATTTTTCTTTATGCTGCTTGCAAACTTTGCGTTAGCTCAGACCGTAGAGTTTCAAGTAGATATGGGAGTTCAGGCTTCAAAAGGTCAGTTTACGATCGGCGATCCGGTTAAGATTGCTGGCAATTTTAACGGATGGAACAATGGTGCTGATGTTATGACTGATACTGATGGAGATACAATTTATACAATTACCAAAACTTTTAATGTTGGTGATACATTATTTTTCAAGTTTATCAAAGGTGCAGATGGATGGGAAAGTGTTAACAACAGGGAATATATAGTACCTGCAGGCAGCAGCATTTTTTCAGCTTATTTTAACGATGATAATCAATATGCAGTACCGGATTCAATTGATGTTACCTTTTCTTGTAACATGGAGTTTGAAATAGTTTCCGGTCGTTTCAACCCTGCAACAGATACCCTGTCTGTAAGAGGAAGCTTTAATGGATGGGGATCAAATAGTTTATTGTTCCAAAGCCTAACCGATCCAAACATCTATGAGGGTACTTTTAGACTTTTCACATTTGAAGGCGAAGTATTTAGTTATAAATTTGCTTACATAGGAACAACTGGCACAACCTGGGAAAATGATCCTAACAAAACTTATACTGTTACCGGAGATGATATGTCTTTTGGAGCAGCATTTATTTCCAGAACATTTAATGATGCAACATTATCAACAGTTACAAACTTCGCTGTTACCATTAAGTTTACTGTTAATATGGCAGGCGCAGTTTCTGCAATTAACCAACAGCCATTTACATCTATTGATGATGTTAGATTATGCGGTGCCAATGCACCATTACAATGGCCTGATGGCGGCTGGCCAAATGCTGATAGTACCAAGACAATTAAATTATATGATAACGGTACTAATGGTGACGTAACAGCAGGCGATAACATTTGGTCTCGTGATGTTACTTTTCCACAGTATTCACCATTAAGAATTCAGTATAAATATGGCGCAAACTGGGGATTACCTTCAAACCAGGGTGGTAATGATAATGAAAACGGTGTAGGTGCTGATCACTTTATTAATTTAACGTCAAATATGATTAGTGCTACAGTCGAAAATGTATTTGGTACAATGGGTGATCATGACCTTGTTAACGTGGTTACTGATGTAAGAGATTTGCAAAATGGCACACCGGTTACTTATGAGTTATCTCAGAACTATCCGAATCCATTTAACCCAACAACTATGATTCGTTTTGCTATTCCACAGGAAGGAATGGTTAACGTAAAAGTATTTAATACTTTGGGTCAGGAAGTAGCAACTTTAGTAAATGAGTACCGCACTGCAGGAAACTATGAAGTTGACTTTAATGCTTCAAGTTTAACCAGCGGTGTATATTTCTATACTATAACTTCAAACAACTTTACATTAACTAAAAAGATGATGCTGTTGAAGTAA
- a CDS encoding DUF5989 family protein — protein sequence MSKLSILSELWDFLKVRKKWWLLPIILFLVLLGALIIVTQGSALAPFIYAIF from the coding sequence ATGAGCAAACTATCAATACTATCAGAGCTTTGGGATTTTTTAAAAGTAAGAAAAAAATGGTGGCTGTTGCCGATCATTTTATTTTTAGTTCTGCTTGGTGCACTGATAATTGTAACACAGGGTTCTGCGCTTGCACCATTTATCTACGCAATATTTTAA
- a CDS encoding YCF48-related protein, with protein MLLFFHSAVNAQQYYSWAVGFSGKILNTTDDGTNWSNQSSGTTNDLYSVYFVTSTIGWSVGNTGKILKTTNGGTNWTTQSSGTTNDLYSVYFVNETTGWAVG; from the coding sequence TTGCTCTTATTTTTTCATTCAGCTGTTAACGCTCAACAATATTATAGTTGGGCAGTTGGATTTTCCGGAAAAATTTTAAACACAACTGATGATGGTACTAATTGGTCAAATCAAAGCAGCGGCACAACAAATGATTTATATTCAGTTTATTTTGTTACGTCAACAATCGGATGGTCAGTTGGAAATACTGGGAAAATTTTAAAAACTACTAATGGTGGCACTAACTGGACAACTCAAAGTAGCGGCACAACAAATGATCTTTACTCAGTTTATTTTGTTAATGAAACCACTGGTTGGGCTGTTGGTTAG
- a CDS encoding carbamoyltransferase, with the protein MYILGISAFYHDSAACLVKDGEILSAAQEERFTRKKHDHNFPQKAIEFCLADSGIIADQLDLVAFYDKPFLKFERLLETYLTYAPVGIKSFIKAMPLWIKEKLWMKEMIKDKLGYKGKIIFPEHHESHAASAFYPSPYNKAAIITMDGVGEWTTTSYGIGAGNNIQLLADIKFPHSLGLLYSALTYYTGFKVNSGEYKVMGLAPYGEPKYKKLIYDHLIDVKEDGSFRMNMEYFNYCQGLTMTNEKFNKLFGGLPRVPETNLTQKEMDIARSLQEVTEEIVLKIGSHVNKETGLKNLCLAGGVALNCVANGRLLREGPFENIWIQPAAGDAGGALGAALIGWYKYHNKPRTADDKTDTQKGSYLGPKFSEEEIKSFIHSSDLSAKRYDEDELIETVANLINSEKVIGWFDGKMEFGPRALGSRTIIGDARSPKMQATMNIKIKFREGFRPFAPSVLYEKVSDFFEIEKESPYMLLTADVKKERRIPMTDDEHKKWGIEKLNVVRSDIPAITHVDYSARLQTVHKETNPRYHKLISKFEEKTGYAVIINTSFNVRGEPIVCAPEDAYRCFMRTNMDYLVLGNYILNKEDQKPVEKNVDWKKEFVLD; encoded by the coding sequence ATGTATATACTCGGTATATCAGCATTCTACCACGATAGTGCCGCTTGTCTTGTAAAAGATGGCGAGATACTTTCTGCTGCTCAAGAAGAAAGATTTACCAGAAAAAAACACGATCACAATTTTCCGCAAAAAGCAATTGAGTTTTGTCTTGCTGATTCAGGAATAATAGCTGATCAGCTTGATCTTGTTGCATTCTACGATAAACCATTTTTAAAATTTGAACGGCTGCTTGAAACTTATCTTACTTATGCTCCGGTTGGAATAAAGTCTTTTATCAAAGCTATGCCGTTGTGGATTAAAGAAAAATTGTGGATGAAGGAAATGATAAAAGATAAACTTGGTTACAAAGGTAAAATCATATTTCCTGAGCATCACGAATCGCACGCAGCATCTGCATTTTATCCTTCTCCATATAACAAAGCTGCTATTATCACAATGGATGGAGTTGGTGAATGGACGACAACAAGTTATGGAATTGGTGCAGGTAATAATATTCAGCTTTTAGCAGATATAAAATTTCCACATTCACTTGGATTGCTTTATTCAGCGTTAACATATTATACAGGCTTCAAAGTAAACTCAGGTGAATACAAAGTAATGGGCTTAGCTCCTTATGGCGAACCGAAATACAAAAAGTTGATCTATGATCATTTAATAGATGTAAAGGAAGATGGCTCCTTCCGTATGAATATGGAGTACTTTAATTACTGTCAGGGACTTACAATGACAAACGAAAAGTTCAATAAGTTATTCGGAGGATTGCCAAGAGTTCCAGAGACAAATCTTACCCAGAAAGAAATGGACATAGCCAGATCACTGCAGGAAGTTACAGAAGAAATAGTTTTGAAGATAGGCAGCCACGTTAATAAAGAAACAGGATTAAAAAATCTTTGTCTTGCAGGAGGAGTTGCACTAAACTGTGTAGCAAACGGAAGACTGCTTCGTGAAGGACCGTTTGAGAATATCTGGATACAACCGGCGGCAGGAGATGCAGGCGGAGCACTTGGAGCGGCATTAATTGGCTGGTATAAATATCATAACAAACCAAGAACTGCAGACGATAAAACAGACACACAAAAAGGATCTTATCTAGGACCTAAGTTCTCAGAAGAAGAGATAAAATCATTCATTCATTCATCTGATCTTTCTGCAAAGAGATATGATGAAGACGAATTGATTGAAACAGTTGCAAATCTTATCAACTCAGAGAAAGTTATCGGCTGGTTTGATGGAAAGATGGAGTTTGGTCCCCGTGCATTAGGTTCAAGAACAATAATTGGTGATGCACGTTCACCTAAAATGCAGGCAACTATGAATATCAAAATAAAATTCAGGGAAGGATTCAGACCATTCGCCCCATCTGTGCTGTATGAAAAGGTAAGTGACTTTTTTGAGATAGAGAAGGAAAGTCCATATATGCTTCTTACTGCCGATGTAAAGAAAGAACGCCGAATTCCGATGACTGATGATGAACATAAAAAATGGGGAATTGAAAAACTTAATGTTGTAAGATCTGATATTCCTGCAATAACACACGTTGATTACTCAGCAAGACTGCAGACAGTGCATAAGGAAACAAATCCTCGTTATCACAAACTTATCTCAAAGTTTGAAGAGAAAACTGGTTATGCAGTAATTATCAACACTTCCTTCAATGTTAGAGGCGAACCGATTGTTTGTGCACCTGAAGATGCTTACAGATGTTTTATGAGAACGAATATGGATTATCTTGTGCTTGGCAATTACATTTTGAATAAGGAAGATCAAAAGCCGGTTGAAAAAAATGTTGATTGGAAAAAAGAATTTGTACTGGATTAA
- a CDS encoding SxtJ family membrane protein, translated as MLKEELKHIDNSDEAVKKTGITVGVVLILISLLLWYLVKTSFIYFSIIGGLFVILAFIAIPVLRPFHTLWMMLALVLGFIMSRIILTILFYIILTPIGLVAKFVGKKFMPLGFDKDASTYWEKRENPAKQQINYERQF; from the coding sequence ATGCTAAAAGAAGAACTAAAACATATTGATAACTCAGATGAAGCAGTAAAGAAGACAGGAATTACAGTTGGGGTAGTACTGATTCTTATCTCTTTGCTTTTATGGTATTTGGTCAAGACATCATTTATTTATTTTTCAATCATTGGTGGATTATTTGTTATACTTGCATTCATTGCAATCCCGGTACTGCGTCCATTCCATACACTCTGGATGATGCTTGCCTTAGTACTGGGATTTATAATGTCGAGAATTATATTAACAATATTGTTTTACATTATTCTTACGCCAATAGGACTAGTTGCAAAATTTGTTGGTAAAAAGTTTATGCCGTTAGGATTTGATAAAGACGCATCAACATACTGGGAGAAAAGAGAAAATCCGGCAAAGCAACAAATTAATTATGAAAGACAATTCTAA